The following coding sequences lie in one Arachis ipaensis cultivar K30076 chromosome B05, Araip1.1, whole genome shotgun sequence genomic window:
- the LOC107643495 gene encoding protein NLRC3, with the protein MAFTSTLSLYSHPQVRRCRHRRLQSLPLTAAGLGKLTLLPIWRTRAASRARFGCFVVKASSSVEGTPARSTGSRRVYRRSQATAAPIAPLKRVADFVAPFGLIFAISFVVWKVVEKILYPTPKRLESSPVEGQSASQGVKWSIAAGTNLLSQLGAKIERQSKQKLNEFARELRSFPSIDMSGRNFGDEGLFFLAESLAYNQIVEEVSFAANGITAAGLKAFDGVLQSNIALKILDLSGNPVGDEGVKCLCDILVDNSGIEKLQLNSTDLGDEGAKAIAEMLKKNSSLRVIELNNNMIEYSGFSSLAGALLENNSLRNIHLNGNYGGALGANALAKALEGNKSLRELHLHGNSIGDEGVRSLMTGLSIYKGKLAILDIGNNSITAKGAVHVAEYIRKSKSILWLNLYMNDIGDEGAEKIADALKENRSITTIDLGGNNIHAVGVTSIAKVLKDNSVITTLELSYNPIGADGANALAEVLKFHGNVKTLKLGWCQIGAKGAESIADALKYNTTIETLDLRANGLRDDGALCLARSLKVVNEALTSLDLGFNEIRDDGAFAIAQALKSNEDVNVTSINIANNFLTKFGQSALSDAKDHVYEMAEKEINIFY; encoded by the exons ATGGCCTTCACTTCCACTCTCTCTCTCTACTCTCACCCTCAA GTTCGTCGCTGCCGCCACCGCCGACTGCAATCGCTGCCGCTGACTGCAGCCGGTTTGGGCAAGCTCACACTGCTTCCGATTTGGAGAACGCGTGCAGCCTCCAGAGCGCGGTTTGGATGCTTCGTCGTTAAGGCCTCTTCCAGCGTGGAAGGAACTCCGGCTCGTTCCACCGGTTCTCGCAGGGTCTACCGCCGGTCTCAGGCCACCGCGGCGCCAATTGCCCCTCTGAAACGAGTTGCTGACTTTGTTGCTCCATTTGGATTGATTTTCGCCATCTCTTTTG TTGTTTGGAAAGTAGTGGAGAAGATTCTTTACCCAACTCCAAAGCGATTGGAATCATCACCTGTCGAAGGCCAATCTGCTTCACAAGGAGTGAAATGGTCTATTGCTGCTGGCACCAATTTGTTATCCCAGCTAGGTGCAAAGATTGAAAGGCAATCTAAGCAGAAGCTGAATGAGTTTGCTCGAGAACTGAGGTCATTTCCAAGTATTGATATGTCAG GACGGAACTTCGGCGATGAAGGGTTATTCTTTCTTGCTGAGAGCTTGGCATACAACCAG ATTGTGGAGGAAGTGAGTTTTGCAGCAAATGGAATAACTGCAGCTGGGTTGAAAGCTTTTGATGGTGTTCTTCAATCAAACATTGCATTGAAGATTCTTGATCTTTCAGGAAACCCTGTTGGAGATGAAGGAGTTAAG TGCTTATGTGACATACTGGTGGATAACTCTGGCATTGAGAAGCTCCAGCTAAACAGTACTGACTTGGGTGATGAG GGGGCAAAAGCTATCGCAGAAATGTTGAAGAAGAATTCTAGTTTGCGGGTTATCGAACTTAACAACAATATGATTGAATATTCT GGATTTTCAAGTTTGGCTGGAGCACTTCTTGAAAATAACAGCTTACGCAATATCCATCTCAA TGGCAATTATGGTGGCGCTTTGGGGGCTAATGCATTGGCTAAAGCACTTGAGGGCAACAAGTCTTTAAGG GAGCTTCATCTGCATGGAAATTCTATTGGTGATGAAGGAGTCCGTTCTTTGATGACAGGATTATCTATCTATAAAG GGAAACTTGCAATTCTGGACATTGGAAACAACTCAATAACAGCTAAAGGTGCGGTCCATGTTGCTGAGTATATCAGGAAGAGCAAGAGCATTCTATGGTTGAACCTTTACATGAATGACATTGGTGATGAG GGAGCGGAAAAAATTGCAGATGCTTTGAAGGAAAACCGTTCCATAACGACAATAGATCTG GGTGGAAACAACATTCACGCTGTTGGAGTGACTTCTATTGCTAAAGTTTTGAAAGATAATTCAGTTATTACCACT TTAGAACTTAGTTATAATCCCATTGGGGCAGATGGAGCCAATGCTTTGGCTGAGGTTCTGAAGTTTCATGGAAACGTAAAAACACTTAAGCTTGGTTGGTGCCAG ATAGGAGCAAAGGGAGCAGAATCCATTGCAGATGCTTTAAAATATAATACTACAATTGAAACTCTGGACCTGCGAGCAAATGGACTAAGAGATGAT GGTGCACTCTGCCTGGCTCGCAGCTTGAAAGTGGTTAATGAAGCTTTAACCTCTCTAGACTTGGGATTTAATGAAATAAGG GATGATGGCGCTTTTGCTATTGCTCAAGCTCTGAAGTCAAATGAGGATGTTAATGTTACATCCATAAACATTGCGAATAACTTCCTTACAAAATTTGGGCAG AGTGCTTTATCTGATGCAAAGGATCATGTCTATGAGATGGCGGAAAAGGAAATCAACATTTTCTACTAG